In Trifolium pratense cultivar HEN17-A07 linkage group LG7, ARS_RC_1.1, whole genome shotgun sequence, a genomic segment contains:
- the LOC123898012 gene encoding chaperone protein dnaJ C76, chloroplastic-like has protein sequence MAQFLSSVYTESLKIHNPSLNFCSKSSWRNLAKSTKPCTLDMQSGKRKLCGRLRVAAEDSVSPIDTTADDYYEVLGLLPDATPEEIKKAYYDCMKACHPDLSGNDPKTTNFCMFINEVYAVLSDPIQRKVYDEIHGYSLTSINPFMDDSSPKDHVFVDEFTCIGCKNCANVACDVFAIEEDFGRARVFNQRGNPELVQQAIDSCPVDCIHWTSAAQLSLLEDEMRRIERVNVALMLSGMGSASFNVFRMASSRWEKRQSKVLEQAKFRMMRQESYDTTDSFWNKLWGGEPKDYQNSEDEVKERAKRAAAAAWRWREYSRKGVDKPPRFKLPEAGLNKDK, from the exons ATGGCACAATTCTTGTCTTCAGTGTACACTGAGTCTCTAAAAATTCACAACCCATCATTGAATTTTTGCTCAAAATCATCATGGAGGAATCTTGCAAAGTCTACAAAACCTTGTACTTTAGACATGCAAAGTGGTAAGAGAAAATTGTGTGGTAGGTTAAGAGTTGCTGCTGAGGATTCAGTTTCTCCCATTGATACTACTGCAGATGATTATTATGAAGTTCTTGGTCTG CTTCCAGATGCTACACCAGAGGAGATCAAGAAGGCATACTATGATTGCATGAAAGCTTGTCACCCAGATTTGAGTGGCAATGATCCCAAGACTACTAATTTCTGCATGTTCATCAATGAAGTTTATGCA GTGCTCAGTGATCCGATTCAGCGGAAGGTTTATGATGAAATTCATGGATATTCTTTAACTTCAATCAATCCTTTCATGGATGATTCTAGCCCAAAGGATCATGTTTTTGTTGACGAGTTCACTTGCATAG GCTGcaaaaattgtgccaatgtagCATGCGATGTGTTTGCAATAGAGGAAGACTTCGGAAGAGCTAGAGTATTCAATCAGCGCGGAAACCCTGAGTTAGTTCAACAGGCAATTGACAGTTG CCCTGTTGACTGCATTCATTGGACATCTGCTGCACAACTATCATTACTCGAAGATGAAATGCGTCGTATAGAAAGAGTAAAC GTTGCCCTAATGCTTTCAGGAATGGGATCAGCTTCATTCAATGTTTTCAGAATG GCGAGTTCCCGATGGGAAAAGAGACAGTCAAAAGTCTTG GAACAAGCAAAATTTAGAATGATGAGGCAGGAAAGTTATGATACAACAGATTCTTTCTGGAACAAACTTTGGGGTGGTGAACCAAAAGACTATCAAAATTCAG AAGATGAAGTTAAAGAAAGAGCAAAAAGAGCCGCTGCAGCGGCATGGCGTTGGAGGGAATACTCAAGGAAGGGTGTTGATAAGCCTCCAAGATTTAAACTTCCAGAGGCAGGCCTTAACAAGGACAAGTGA